A single Aspergillus chevalieri M1 DNA, chromosome 3, nearly complete sequence DNA region contains:
- a CDS encoding nucleotide diphosphatase (BUSCO:EOG092643IE;~COG:D;~EggNog:ENOG410PJZR;~InterPro:IPR029001,IPR003697;~PFAM:PF02545;~go_function: GO:0047429 - nucleoside-triphosphate diphosphatase activity [Evidence IEA]), producing MSEKQALTSNMDPIDAPPTYEAAPPTRTPLPRPPPLSLPFLNDLRNKRVILASASPRRRQIMSLLGLPNIEVIPSNTPEDLPKTLQPFEYVLATASKKAHAVYEQEIANEEKGEPGLILAADTIVVDSSSGAILEKPHSEAGHIAMLKALRNARNHKVYTAIAAMAPLVSARDPGYAVETAIEETSVRFDGSVTDELILAYVRTREGVDKAGGYGIQGLGSILVEGIEGSYDNVVGLPLKTTLRVIEKVMARADDDDRLGDEDGEEEGSELEEE from the coding sequence ATGTCCGAAAAACAAGCACTCACATCCAACATGGACCCCATCGACGCCCCTCCCACCTACGAAGCAGCACCACCAACCCGCACCCCTCTACCACGCCCACcacccctctccctccctttCCTCAACGACCTCCGCAACAAGCGCGTAATCCTCGCCTCGGCCTCCCCTCGCCGCCGCCAAATCATGTCCCTCCTCGGCCTCCCAAATATCGAAGTCATCCCCTCCAACACCCCCGAAGACCTCCCCAAGACCCTCCAACCGTTCGAGTACGTGCTAGCCACGGCCTCGAAAAAGGCACACGCGGTGTATGAGCAGGAAATCGCGAACGAAGAAAAAGGTGAACCGGGGTTAATCCTCGCCGCGGATACAATCGTCGTTGATAGTTCCAGCGGCGCTATTCTCGAGAAACCGCATTCAGAGGCGGGGCATATCGCCATGCTGAAAGCGCTGCGCAACGCGAGGAATCATAAAGTGTACACTGCTATCGCTGCGATGGCGCCGCTGGTTAGTGCGCGGGACCCGGGATATGCTGTTGAGACAGCGATTGAGGAGACCTCGGTGCGGTTCGATGGCAGTGTTACGGATGAGCTGATATTGGCGTATGTGCGGACAAGGGAGGGGGTCGATAAGGCCGGGGGGTATGGAATTCAGGGGCTGGGGAGTATTCTTGTGGAGGGGATTGAGGGGAGTTATGATAACGTGGTTGGGTTGCCGTTGAAGACTACGTTGAGAGTTATTGAGAAGGTTATGGCGAGggcggatgatgatgatcggttgggtgatgaggatggggaggaggaggggagtgAGTTGGAGGAGGAGTAA
- a CDS encoding uncharacterized protein (COG:K;~EggNog:ENOG410PRHB;~InterPro:IPR011598,IPR036638;~PFAM:PF00010;~go_function: GO:0046983 - protein dimerization activity [Evidence IEA]) — MPSAQLPSTSRASSSSEPSYSPAPRSITMNADDGDDRRSSTPAGRSPSSSKQIASSNQANDKDKPRLTEQEKKSNHIASEQKRRAAIREGFDRLTELVPGLEGQGRSESIVLNKTVEFMRLQLRERQELIAEIEGRGGRIDETLRP; from the coding sequence ATGCCATCCGCTCAACTACCTTCCACATCGCGTGCCTCAAGCTCATCAGAACCATCTTATTCACCTGCTCCCAGAAGCATCACCATGAATGcagatgatggtgatgaccGCCGCTCGTCGACTCCGGCCGGCcgttcaccatcatcatccaaacAGATCGCGTCTTCGAATCAGGCCAACGATAAAGACAAACCGCGCCTGACAGagcaagagaagaaaagcaaCCACATCGCGTCGGAGCAGAAACGACGTGCTGCGATTCGAGAGGGGTTTGATCGGTTAACCGAACTGGTCCCCGGTTTAGAAGGCCAAGGTCGGAGTGAGAGCATCGTGTTGAACAAGACGGTGGAATTCATGCGTCTACAACTACGGGAGCGACAGGAGCTCATCGCTGAAATCGAAGGCAGAGGCGGTCGCATTGACGAAACGCTTCGACCGTGA
- a CDS encoding uncharacterized protein (COG:S;~EggNog:ENOG410PNQZ;~InterPro:IPR011057), protein MSSDTGLEPLHGSCSCGRNRYLIRIPEDVTDHARIYFDTSSDNRRHHGTPLTAWLRVPLDWFESHTRSYFPDETHNTIRRTFTPHHAPHTRRNFCGFCGTPLTYWTEAPRDEAEFMSVSIGSLHGRDQHLLEDLDLLPGSSDEEELEEESEVDEEVPATRDPAPVSTTTAAAPSSSSVVVPTLASEPLRSYRYGTMSGIPWFEEMIEGSRLGRLMKSRRGMGVSDDDSTKFAWEVSEWHDDGTTGAIRQTQSSTFRSSSGKRKRSFRGDAGVGSSRQKRRESP, encoded by the exons ATGAGCTCTGACACGGGTTTAGAGCCTCTGCACGGgtcatgctcatgtggccgtAATCGATATTTGATTCGAATTCCGGAAGATGTGACCGACCATGCGCGGATCTACTTCGATACCAGTTCTGACAACC GTAGACACCATGGTACTCCTCTTACAGCATGGCTACGGGTCCCTTTGGACTGGTTCGAATCCCACACGCGATCCTACTTCCCCGACGAAACGCATAATACAATTCGTCGTACCTTCACACCTCACCACGCTCCACACACGCGGCGCAATTTCTGTGGATTTTGTGGCACACCGTTGACGTACTGGACTGAAGCGCCTCGAGACGAAGCAGAGTTCATGTCGGTGAGCATTGGCAGTCTCCACGGCAGAGACCAGCACTTGCTGGAGGACTTGGACCTGCTCCCTGGGTCTTCAGACGAAGAAGAATTGGAAGAAGAGTCTGAGGTCGATGAAGAAGTACCCGCCACTAGAGACCCAGCTCCAGTCTCTACTaccactgctgctgcgccatcgtcgtcctcgGTTGTCGTGCCCACGTTAGCAAGCGAACCCCTTCGAAGCTACCGTTACGGGACCATGAGTGGAATCCCTTGGTTTGAGGAGATGATCGAGGGAAGTCGACTGGGTCGTCTGATGAAATCTAGGCGTGGTATGGGAGTGAGTGACGACGACTCTACGAAGTTCGCGTGGGAGGTTAGTGAGTGGCATGATGATGGAACTACTGGTGCCATCCGACAGACGCAATCTTCCACCTTCCGTAGCAGCTCTGGGAAGAGGAAACGAAGCTTTCGAGGTGACGCGGGTGTCGGCAGCTCGCGACAAAAGCGAAGGGAGTCTCCTTGA